A DNA window from Sphingopyxis macrogoltabida contains the following coding sequences:
- the ectA gene encoding diaminobutyrate acetyltransferase translates to MADIEFRAPVATDGPAVTALIAACPPLDRNSRYCNLLQCEHFADHCIIAEKAGRIVGWVSGYRPPSDPHAFFVWQVAVSSEGRGRQLASRMIADLLKRPAQDGVTYMITTITADNQASWGLFRSLARKWDTELERSALFEREAHFAGAHATEYLARIGPIDRDKIHEKQG, encoded by the coding sequence ATGGCCGACATAGAGTTTCGAGCACCGGTTGCTACGGACGGCCCCGCCGTCACCGCGCTGATCGCGGCCTGCCCGCCACTCGATCGCAACTCGCGTTATTGCAACCTTCTTCAATGCGAACATTTCGCCGACCATTGCATCATCGCTGAAAAGGCGGGGCGCATCGTCGGCTGGGTGTCGGGCTATCGCCCGCCTTCGGACCCGCATGCCTTTTTCGTGTGGCAGGTCGCCGTCTCCAGCGAGGGGCGCGGCAGGCAACTTGCGAGCCGCATGATCGCCGACCTGCTCAAGAGGCCGGCGCAGGATGGGGTGACCTACATGATCACCACGATCACCGCCGACAACCAGGCGTCATGGGGGTTGTTCCGCAGCCTCGCCCGCAAGTGGGACACCGAACTCGAGCGTAGCGCGCTGTTCGAGCGCGAAGCGCATTTCGCGGGCGCCCACGCCACCGAATATCTGGCCCGCATCGGGCCGATCGACCGCGATAAAATTCACGAAAAACAGGGATAA
- a CDS encoding ectoine synthase, protein MIVRNLNDIRKTDRNVRSDGWASARMLLKDDGMGFSFHITTMFAGTELKMHYQNHLEAVFVLKGTGTIEDLGTGEIHKLEPGVMYALNAHDRHIVRPETDILTACAFNPPVTGKEVHDESGAYPADAELVAAD, encoded by the coding sequence ATGATCGTTCGCAACCTCAACGACATCCGCAAGACCGACCGCAACGTCCGTTCGGACGGCTGGGCGAGTGCCCGCATGCTGCTCAAGGATGATGGCATGGGCTTTTCCTTTCATATCACCACCATGTTCGCGGGCACCGAACTCAAGATGCATTACCAGAACCATCTGGAAGCCGTCTTCGTGCTGAAGGGCACCGGTACGATCGAGGATTTGGGTACGGGCGAAATCCACAAGCTCGAACCCGGCGTTATGTACGCGCTCAACGCCCATGACCGGCACATCGTGCGCCCCGAAACCGATATTCTGACGGCCTGCGCCTTCAATCCCCCGGTCACCGGCAAGGAAGTGCACGACGAAAGCGGCGCCTATCCGGCCGACGCCGAGCTCGTCGCCGCCGACTGA
- the thpD gene encoding ectoine hydroxylase produces the protein MQDLYPSRHAAEAEMRPRQDPVIHSDWSNDAPISPAQAAQFDRDGYIVLEDIFSDEEVAFLQRAAGGLLADPAALDSETIVTEPQSNEIRSIFEIHAQSRVMARLCADARLADIARFLLGDEVYIHQSRLNYKPGFKGREFYWHSDFETWHVEDGMPRMRALSMSVLLAENTPHNGPLMVIPGSHRTYLTCVGETPDDHYLSSLKKQEYGVPDEVSLAELAHRHGIVAPTGKPGTVILFDCNLMHGSNGNITPFPRANAFLVYNAVSNRLQKPFGVDKARPWFLAHRGDPEPLRIESGSLAEAMAA, from the coding sequence ATGCAAGACCTCTACCCCTCGCGCCACGCGGCCGAAGCAGAGATGCGGCCGCGGCAGGACCCCGTTATCCATAGCGACTGGAGCAATGACGCACCGATCAGCCCAGCCCAAGCGGCGCAGTTCGACCGCGACGGCTATATCGTGCTCGAGGATATCTTCTCGGACGAAGAGGTCGCTTTTCTGCAACGGGCCGCAGGCGGCCTGCTCGCCGATCCGGCCGCGCTCGATAGCGAAACGATCGTGACGGAGCCGCAAAGCAACGAAATTCGATCGATCTTCGAAATTCACGCGCAGAGCCGCGTGATGGCGCGGCTCTGCGCCGACGCGCGGCTCGCCGACATCGCGCGCTTCCTGCTCGGCGACGAGGTTTATATCCACCAGTCGCGCCTCAATTATAAGCCCGGTTTCAAAGGCCGGGAATTCTATTGGCACAGCGATTTCGAGACCTGGCATGTCGAGGACGGTATGCCGCGCATGCGCGCGCTGTCGATGTCGGTGCTGCTCGCCGAGAACACCCCGCACAACGGCCCGCTGATGGTCATACCGGGATCGCACCGCACCTATCTCACCTGCGTCGGCGAAACCCCTGACGATCATTATCTCAGCTCGCTCAAGAAGCAGGAATATGGTGTCCCGGATGAGGTGAGCCTCGCCGAGCTCGCGCACAGGCACGGCATCGTCGCGCCGACCGGCAAGCCGGGGACGGTGATATTGTTCGACTGCAACCTGATGCACGGATCGAACGGCAACATCACCCCCTTCCCGCGCGCCAACGCCTTTCTCGTCTATAATGCGGTCAGCAACCGGCTTCAAAAGCCGTTCGGCGTAGATAAGGCACGTCCCTGGTTCCTCGCCCATCGCGGCGATCCGGAACCGCTGCGGATCGAAAGCGGCTCGCTGGCAGAGGCGATGGCGGCATGA
- the ectB gene encoding diaminobutyrate--2-oxoglutarate transaminase yields the protein MIMKPKPSGFLPDRALYERRESEVRSYARSMPRQFGRAEGVWMHDDQGGRYLDLLSGCSTLNYGHNHPILKQALLDYIAADGIAHGLDLHTDAKREFLAAFEELILKPRDLDHRVMFTGPTGTNAVEAAIKLARKVTGRELVIAFTNGFHGMTLGALACTGNAAKRGGAGVPLAHVSHEPYDGYYGPEVDTADLLEQRLSDPSSGLDAPAAILVETVQGEGGLNAASPEWLCRIAQIAKTHGALLIVDDIQAGCGRTGGFFSFEDMGFTPDIVTLAKSLSGMGLPFALTLLRPELDQWSPGEHNGTFRGNNHAFVTATAALRHFWSTDEFRRDADRRGALLASRLATIAAEHGFETRGRGMMRGINVGSGELAATVTGACFDAGLIIETSGAHDEVIKVLAPLVIDDAVLGTGLDILETKIREAMAADYAVAAE from the coding sequence ATGATTATGAAACCAAAACCGTCCGGATTTCTTCCGGACCGGGCCCTCTATGAGCGCCGCGAATCCGAAGTCCGCAGCTACGCCAGATCGATGCCGCGGCAATTCGGCCGCGCCGAAGGTGTGTGGATGCACGACGATCAGGGCGGGCGCTATCTCGACCTCCTGTCAGGCTGCTCGACGCTGAACTATGGGCATAATCACCCGATCCTGAAGCAGGCGCTGCTCGATTATATCGCTGCCGACGGGATCGCGCACGGCCTCGATCTTCACACCGACGCCAAGAGGGAATTCCTCGCCGCCTTCGAGGAGTTGATCCTGAAACCGCGCGATCTCGACCATCGTGTGATGTTCACCGGCCCGACCGGGACCAACGCGGTGGAGGCGGCGATCAAGCTGGCGCGAAAGGTCACGGGGCGCGAACTGGTCATCGCCTTTACGAACGGTTTCCATGGGATGACGCTGGGCGCGCTCGCCTGCACCGGCAATGCCGCCAAGCGCGGTGGCGCGGGGGTTCCCCTCGCGCATGTTTCGCACGAGCCTTATGATGGCTATTACGGCCCCGAGGTCGACACCGCCGATCTGCTCGAACAACGCCTCTCCGACCCCTCGAGCGGGCTCGACGCGCCCGCGGCGATCCTCGTCGAAACGGTACAGGGCGAAGGCGGGCTCAATGCCGCGTCGCCCGAATGGCTGTGCCGGATCGCCCAGATTGCCAAGACGCATGGCGCGCTGCTGATCGTCGACGACATTCAGGCCGGCTGCGGCCGCACCGGCGGCTTTTTCAGCTTCGAGGATATGGGGTTCACCCCCGATATCGTGACGCTCGCGAAATCGCTGTCGGGCATGGGCCTGCCCTTTGCGCTGACCCTGCTGCGCCCCGAACTCGACCAATGGTCGCCGGGCGAGCACAATGGCACCTTCCGCGGTAACAACCATGCCTTCGTAACCGCGACCGCCGCGCTTCGCCATTTCTGGAGCACCGACGAGTTCCGCCGCGACGCCGATCGCCGAGGCGCGCTTCTCGCATCCCGGCTGGCGACAATCGCAGCGGAACATGGTTTCGAAACCCGCGGTCGCGGCATGATGCGCGGCATCAACGTCGGCTCGGGCGAACTGGCCGCCACCGTGACCGGTGCGTGTTTCGACGCAGGCCTCATTATCGAGACCAGCGGCGCGCATGACGAGGTGATCAAGGTGCTCGCGCCGCTCGTTATCGACGACGCCGTACTGGGCACCGGCCTCGACATCCTCGAAACCAAAATCCGCGAAGCGATGGCCGCCGATTACGCCGTCGCCGCCGAATAA
- the hemN gene encoding oxygen-independent coproporphyrinogen III oxidase — MWSYHPDLLARPVPRYTSYPTAMEFADDVGADAYAQALDAVDAATPISLYVHIPFCEQICWYCGCNTGAAGRKHRLADYLAALQSEITLVAKRLGGRGRVQRIAFGGGSPNAIAPVELVRLLDLLLTLFDAHRPEISIELDPRGFSAEWALVLAAARVTRVSLGVQTFAPHIQQAIGRIQPLSHIERVVAGLRLRDIDAINFDLMYGLPGQTLADLDETLDETIRLAPSRISLFGYAHLPNMIPRQRQIDASDLPDHELRFEQARRGYERLTDAGYVPVGFDHFALPGDALAAAAKQGRVNRNFQGFTEDDATLLVGFGASAISRFPDLIVQNEKKAGAYRDIIGEGRLASARGVRLSQDEQRRAHHIRELLCLGKTQLDSDEHLAVRETLADYERRGIIGWDKSELVIRARGLPYARHIASEFDLLRGRMANLRAGMRV; from the coding sequence TGCCGCGATACACCAGCTATCCCACGGCGATGGAATTTGCCGACGACGTCGGCGCCGACGCCTATGCACAGGCACTCGACGCGGTCGACGCCGCGACGCCGATTTCGCTTTATGTCCATATCCCCTTTTGCGAGCAAATCTGTTGGTATTGCGGCTGCAACACCGGCGCGGCGGGACGCAAGCATCGGCTCGCCGACTATCTCGCGGCTCTCCAGTCGGAGATTACGCTTGTCGCCAAACGGCTTGGAGGCCGCGGGCGCGTCCAGCGCATTGCATTCGGCGGGGGTAGCCCCAACGCGATCGCCCCGGTCGAGCTGGTGCGCCTGCTCGACCTGTTGCTTACCCTTTTCGATGCGCACCGGCCCGAGATATCGATCGAGCTCGATCCGCGCGGCTTCTCCGCGGAATGGGCGCTTGTGCTGGCTGCCGCCCGCGTGACCCGCGTGAGCCTCGGTGTGCAGACCTTCGCACCGCATATCCAGCAGGCAATCGGACGGATCCAGCCGCTTTCCCATATCGAACGCGTTGTTGCCGGGCTTCGGCTGCGCGATATCGACGCCATCAATTTCGATCTGATGTACGGCCTGCCGGGTCAGACCCTCGCCGATCTCGATGAGACGCTCGACGAAACGATCCGTCTCGCGCCGAGCCGGATATCGCTTTTCGGCTATGCGCATCTCCCGAACATGATTCCGCGCCAGCGCCAGATCGACGCCAGCGATCTGCCCGACCATGAATTGCGCTTCGAGCAGGCCCGGCGCGGGTATGAGCGCCTCACCGATGCGGGCTATGTTCCCGTCGGATTCGATCATTTCGCCCTTCCGGGTGACGCGCTCGCCGCCGCCGCGAAGCAAGGGCGAGTGAACCGTAACTTCCAAGGGTTCACCGAAGATGACGCGACGTTGCTGGTCGGATTTGGCGCGAGCGCCATCAGCCGCTTCCCAGACTTGATAGTACAAAACGAAAAGAAGGCCGGGGCTTATCGCGACATAATCGGCGAGGGCAGGTTGGCTTCGGCTCGTGGGGTTCGACTTTCCCAAGATGAACAGCGCCGGGCACATCATATTCGCGAACTCCTTTGCCTCGGCAAAACGCAGCTGGATAGCGACGAGCATTTAGCGGTCCGTGAGACTTTGGCGGATTATGAGCGTCGAGGGATCATCGGATGGGACAAGAGTGAACTGGTCATTCGTGCGCGGGGGCTACCTTATGCGAGACATATCGCTTCCGAATTCGATCTCTTGCGAGGGCGGATGGCTAACCTCCGGGCTGGAATGCGGGTGTGA
- a CDS encoding MarR family winged helix-turn-helix transcriptional regulator, protein MESEIASATLKALRRVLRATEGGTRMLAVATGLTPSQLLVLREIDAGDDVTPGVIAQRLQFSHATITAIVDRLVALDLVNRTRSEHDKRRMLLKATGAGRRRLVEAPDMLQLKFEAAFAVLPGWEQAMILAGTERLADLLGAGDVDAAPLLDAGAIDRD, encoded by the coding sequence ATGGAGTCAGAGATTGCCAGTGCGACGCTGAAGGCGTTGCGGCGTGTCCTTCGCGCGACCGAAGGCGGAACGCGCATGCTCGCTGTCGCGACGGGGCTCACGCCGTCGCAGCTACTGGTTCTGCGCGAGATCGACGCAGGCGACGACGTCACGCCCGGTGTGATTGCGCAGAGGTTGCAGTTCAGCCACGCGACGATCACGGCGATCGTAGATCGCCTCGTTGCGCTCGATCTTGTGAACCGGACACGCAGCGAGCACGACAAACGAAGGATGCTTCTGAAGGCGACCGGCGCGGGCCGCCGCCGCCTCGTGGAGGCGCCCGATATGCTTCAGCTGAAATTCGAGGCCGCATTCGCTGTGCTACCCGGATGGGAGCAGGCAATGATATTGGCGGGCACCGAACGCTTGGCTGATCTGCTGGGCGCCGGAGATGTAGACGCTGCGCCGCTACTCGATGCCGGGGCGATAGACCGGGACTGA